From Methylobacterium radiodurans, a single genomic window includes:
- a CDS encoding amylo-alpha-1,6-glucosidase, which translates to MAESVTKVQAVTQAALRGFQDADEVLPPYHIEAQTSLTERPLRSLKFGESFAVLDAYGDIGMQPGPEGVYFQDTRYLSRLELTIEDQRPLMLSSVMQDDNGALSVDMTTPDIRLDGQDEITIPREVIAIERTKFLFRGACYDRIGLRSYDSRHRTLKIAVAFDADYRDLFEVRGTDRQKRGKRAVQVASGTEVQFRYVGLDEIVRTTSLHFGPEPKSLEPGRAVFEVSLPPGGRCSLFVRVVFEAHKAFTSAPAADQVGEDAAAKLSLAAGSSHAKPPKGLSEGTIFARAYRDTRRDQRALTAGITTIISSNDQFNEGACRATADLYMLASRTPEGIYPFAGIPWYSTVFGRDGIITAMMALWIDPNFAKGVLGYLAATQAKAVDPAADAQPGKVLHETRRGEMAMLGEVPFRHYYGTIDGTPLFVMLAWEYYSVTGDRETIAKVWPALELALAWMNTYGDRDGDGFVEYARDTDKGLENQGWKDSHDSIFHTDGHLAKGPIALCEVQGYVYAAKNGMAKLAAMLGHDDLAQTLTEEARSLREKFDAAFWNEEIGTYALALDGEKRQCAVRSSNAGHALFTGIALPERAARVAENLLSKDGFNGWGVRTIARGEARYNPMSYHNGSIWPHDNAMIAMGLARYDLKPEAARIFQGMFETSLYQDAKRLPELFCGFMRRRQRGPVSYPVACSPQAWAAAAPFAFLAACLGMELDHGRNRVRFRNPILPPFLDGISIFNLKLGASRLDLRLQRHENDVTVSVLRRTGDAQVAMVK; encoded by the coding sequence ATGGCGGAGAGCGTGACGAAGGTGCAGGCGGTGACGCAGGCGGCCCTGCGCGGCTTCCAGGACGCGGACGAGGTGCTGCCGCCCTACCACATCGAGGCGCAGACCTCGCTGACGGAGCGGCCGCTCCGCTCCCTCAAGTTCGGCGAATCCTTCGCGGTGCTCGACGCCTACGGCGATATCGGCATGCAGCCCGGCCCCGAGGGCGTGTACTTCCAGGACACCCGCTACCTGTCGCGTCTGGAGCTGACGATCGAGGACCAGCGCCCGCTGATGCTGTCCTCGGTGATGCAGGACGACAACGGCGCGCTCAGCGTCGACATGACGACGCCCGACATCCGCCTCGACGGGCAGGACGAGATCACGATCCCCCGGGAGGTGATCGCGATCGAGCGCACCAAGTTCCTGTTCCGCGGCGCCTGCTACGACCGGATCGGCCTGCGCTCCTACGATTCGCGCCACCGCACCCTGAAGATCGCGGTGGCGTTCGACGCCGATTACCGCGACCTGTTCGAGGTGCGCGGCACCGACCGGCAAAAGCGCGGCAAGCGCGCCGTGCAGGTGGCGAGCGGCACGGAGGTACAGTTCCGCTACGTCGGCCTCGACGAGATCGTGCGCACCACCTCCCTGCATTTCGGCCCGGAGCCGAAGAGCCTGGAGCCGGGCCGCGCCGTGTTCGAGGTGTCGCTGCCGCCGGGCGGGCGCTGCTCGCTCTTCGTGCGCGTGGTGTTCGAGGCGCACAAGGCCTTCACCAGCGCGCCCGCGGCCGATCAGGTCGGCGAGGACGCCGCCGCCAAGCTGTCGCTGGCGGCCGGCAGCAGCCACGCCAAGCCGCCGAAGGGCCTCTCCGAGGGCACGATCTTCGCCCGCGCCTACCGGGACACGCGGCGCGACCAGCGGGCGCTGACGGCGGGCATCACCACGATCATCTCCTCGAACGACCAGTTCAACGAGGGCGCCTGCCGGGCGACCGCCGACCTCTACATGCTGGCGAGCCGCACCCCGGAGGGCATCTACCCCTTCGCGGGCATCCCCTGGTACTCCACGGTGTTCGGGCGCGACGGCATCATCACGGCGATGATGGCGCTGTGGATCGACCCGAACTTCGCCAAGGGCGTGCTCGGATACCTCGCGGCAACGCAGGCCAAGGCTGTCGACCCCGCCGCCGACGCCCAGCCCGGCAAGGTGCTGCACGAGACGCGGCGCGGCGAGATGGCGATGCTCGGCGAGGTGCCGTTCCGGCACTATTACGGCACGATCGACGGCACGCCGCTCTTCGTGATGCTGGCCTGGGAGTATTATTCGGTCACCGGCGACCGCGAGACCATCGCGAAGGTCTGGCCGGCGCTCGAACTCGCCCTCGCCTGGATGAACACCTACGGCGACCGGGACGGCGACGGCTTCGTCGAGTACGCCCGCGACACCGACAAGGGCCTTGAGAACCAGGGCTGGAAGGACAGCCACGACTCGATCTTCCACACGGATGGGCATCTGGCCAAGGGCCCGATCGCGCTCTGCGAGGTGCAGGGCTACGTCTACGCCGCCAAGAACGGCATGGCGAAGCTGGCCGCGATGCTGGGCCACGACGACTTGGCCCAGACGCTGACGGAAGAGGCGCGCTCCTTGCGCGAAAAGTTCGACGCGGCGTTCTGGAACGAGGAGATCGGCACCTACGCGCTGGCGCTGGACGGCGAGAAGCGGCAATGCGCGGTGCGCTCGTCGAATGCCGGCCACGCGCTCTTCACCGGCATCGCGCTCCCGGAGCGCGCGGCGCGGGTCGCCGAGAACCTGCTCTCAAAGGACGGCTTCAACGGCTGGGGCGTGCGCACGATCGCCCGCGGCGAGGCGCGCTACAACCCGATGTCCTACCACAACGGCTCGATCTGGCCGCACGACAACGCGATGATCGCGATGGGGCTCGCCCGCTACGACCTGAAGCCGGAGGCGGCGCGCATCTTCCAGGGCATGTTCGAGACCTCGCTCTACCAGGATGCCAAGCGCCTGCCGGAGCTGTTCTGCGGCTTCATGCGCCGCCGCCAGCGCGGTCCGGTCTCCTACCCGGTGGCCTGCAGCCCGCAGGCCTGGGCGGCGGCCGCGCCCTTCGCGTTCCTGGCCGCCTGCCTCGGGATGGAGCTCGACCACGGGCGCAACCGCGTGCGCTTCCGCAACCCGATCCTGCCGCCCTTCCTCGACGGGATCTCGATCTTCAACCTGAAGCTCGGGGCGAGCCGCCTCGACCTGCGCCTGCAGCGGCACGAGAACGACGTGACCGTCAGCGTGCTGCGCCGGACGGGCGACGCGCAGGTGGCGATGGTGAAGTGA
- a CDS encoding PilZ domain-containing protein, whose translation MRRAVWSPAFRTGPERRRRPAPDVPSMSSAETGDARDPAGQGRRGAPRVPALIPASALLPDGTVQVCVIRDISTGGARLSIARRHSLAETFRLQVARFEHPFRVRRVWQHGDFAGVMLEVGQGADLTSPSPPARRPSGAAR comes from the coding sequence ATGCGGCGTGCTGTGTGGAGCCCAGCGTTCCGCACGGGGCCGGAGCGCCGCCGCCGACCCGCCCCCGACGTGCCGTCCATGAGTTCCGCCGAGACCGGAGACGCGCGCGATCCCGCCGGCCAGGGCCGCCGCGGCGCCCCGCGCGTCCCGGCGTTGATCCCGGCCTCGGCCCTGCTGCCGGACGGCACCGTGCAGGTCTGCGTGATCCGCGACATCTCGACGGGCGGCGCGCGGCTGTCGATCGCCCGCCGCCACTCGCTCGCCGAGACGTTCCGGCTGCAGGTCGCCCGGTTCGAGCACCCCTTCCGGGTGCGGCGGGTCTGGCAGCACGGCGACTTCGCCGGCGTGATGCTGGAGGTCGGCCAGGGCGCCGACCTCACTTCACCATCGCCACCTGCGCGTCGCCCGTCCGGCGCAGCACGCTGA
- the dapE gene encoding succinyl-diaminopimelate desuccinylase, with protein sequence MPSDALALAQALIRCPSVTPEEGGALALLARVLGEAGFAVERPVFSEPGTPDIQNLYARLGTEAPCLVFAGHTDVVPPGDAGSWRHDPFGGAVADGMLYGRGAADMKGGIACWLAATLAHLREHGAPAGSIAVLITGDEEGPAVNGTVKLLDWARARGERFDHCVLGEPTNPSALGDMIKIGRRGSLTGRVTVHGRQGHVAYPHRAENPIPGMLRLAAALLAEPLDGGTAHFDASNLEFTTLDVGNPATNVIPAEARATFNIRFNDRWTAETLGAEIRARLERAAGNAVRYSLDLLPSNSPAFLTRPDAFVDLVSDAILAETGRRPALSTTGGTSDARFIKDACPVIEFGLVGETMHQVDECVAVADLERLTAIYRRVLAAYFAR encoded by the coding sequence ATGCCCTCCGACGCCCTCGCCCTCGCCCAGGCCCTGATCCGCTGCCCCTCGGTGACCCCGGAGGAGGGCGGCGCCCTCGCTCTCCTCGCCCGCGTGCTCGGGGAGGCGGGCTTCGCGGTGGAGCGGCCGGTCTTCTCGGAGCCGGGCACCCCGGACATCCAGAACCTCTACGCCCGCCTCGGCACCGAGGCCCCCTGCCTCGTCTTCGCCGGGCACACCGATGTCGTGCCGCCGGGCGACGCGGGCTCCTGGCGGCACGACCCGTTCGGCGGCGCGGTGGCGGACGGGATGCTCTACGGGCGCGGCGCCGCCGACATGAAGGGCGGCATCGCCTGCTGGCTCGCCGCGACGCTGGCCCATCTGCGCGAGCACGGCGCGCCCGCGGGCTCGATCGCCGTCCTGATCACGGGCGACGAGGAGGGGCCGGCGGTCAACGGCACCGTGAAGCTCCTCGACTGGGCGCGAGCGCGCGGCGAGCGCTTCGATCACTGCGTGCTGGGCGAGCCCACGAACCCGTCGGCGCTCGGCGACATGATCAAGATCGGCCGGCGCGGCTCGCTCACCGGCAGGGTCACCGTGCACGGGCGCCAGGGCCACGTCGCCTACCCGCACCGGGCCGAGAACCCGATCCCCGGGATGCTGCGCCTCGCCGCCGCGCTGCTGGCCGAGCCGCTCGACGGGGGCACGGCGCATTTCGACGCCTCGAACCTCGAATTCACCACGCTCGACGTCGGCAACCCGGCCACCAACGTGATCCCGGCCGAGGCGCGGGCCACCTTCAACATCCGCTTCAACGACAGGTGGACGGCCGAGACGCTCGGCGCCGAGATCCGGGCGCGCCTGGAGCGGGCGGCCGGCAACGCGGTCCGCTACAGCCTCGACCTGCTGCCCTCGAACTCACCGGCCTTCCTGACTCGGCCCGACGCCTTCGTGGACCTCGTCTCCGACGCGATCCTGGCCGAGACCGGCCGGCGCCCGGCGCTCTCGACCACGGGGGGCACCTCGGACGCCCGCTTCATCAAGGATGCCTGCCCGGTCATCGAGTTCGGCCTCGTCGGCGAGACCATGCACCAGGTCGACGAGTGCGTGGCGGTGGCCGACTTGGAGCGGCTCACCGCGATCTACCGCCGGGTGCTCGCAGCCTATTTCGCGCGCTGA
- a CDS encoding beta-xylosidase, producing MIEAVMLWNEPNNKSHWDPELDPDWMLFAEMVKGAARAIRAVNPTLPRVLGGISPIDPVFIRNMASRGVLEHLEAVAVHGFPLDWNLWQIHEWPARIAEIRAVTALPVWVSEVGVSSFGAEEVQAWGCARTAELLKGQAPRIHWYSLYDLPREWEATTRHKEAEGSSYYRHFHMGLLRQDGTPKLALEEFARHTPDLGLCQWFHFEDHRLDAAVDWMKRLGVTHLRTGLSWADSFRPNALDWFDRQMAALRDFSVTLTFCFTPEHRGISPHHTSPPLDPAEYAAFCAEMVRRYAPAG from the coding sequence ATGATCGAAGCCGTGATGCTCTGGAACGAGCCCAACAACAAGTCGCACTGGGACCCGGAGCTCGACCCCGACTGGATGCTCTTCGCCGAGATGGTGAAGGGGGCGGCCCGCGCGATCCGCGCGGTCAACCCGACCCTGCCGCGGGTGCTCGGCGGCATCTCGCCGATCGATCCGGTCTTCATCCGCAACATGGCGTCCCGCGGCGTGCTGGAGCACCTGGAGGCGGTCGCGGTCCACGGCTTCCCGCTCGACTGGAACCTCTGGCAGATCCACGAATGGCCCGCGCGGATCGCCGAGATCCGGGCGGTAACCGCGCTCCCCGTCTGGGTCTCGGAGGTCGGCGTGTCGAGCTTCGGTGCCGAGGAGGTCCAGGCCTGGGGCTGCGCCCGCACGGCGGAGCTGCTGAAGGGCCAGGCCCCGCGCATCCACTGGTACAGCCTCTACGACCTGCCGCGGGAATGGGAGGCCACCACCCGCCACAAGGAGGCCGAGGGCTCCTCCTACTACCGGCACTTCCACATGGGCCTGCTGCGCCAGGACGGCACGCCGAAGCTGGCGCTGGAGGAATTCGCCCGGCACACGCCCGATCTCGGCCTGTGCCAGTGGTTTCACTTCGAGGACCACCGCCTCGACGCGGCGGTCGACTGGATGAAGCGCCTCGGCGTGACGCACCTGCGCACCGGGCTCTCCTGGGCCGACAGCTTCCGGCCGAACGCGCTCGACTGGTTCGACCGCCAGATGGCGGCCCTGCGCGACTTCTCCGTGACGCTGACCTTCTGCTTCACGCCCGAGCACCGGGGCATCAGCCCGCACCACACCAGCCCGCCGCTCGACCCGGCCGAGTACGCCGCCTTCTGCGCCGAGATGGTGCGACGCTACGCGCCGGCGGGCTGA
- a CDS encoding TIGR04290 family methyltransferase, whose protein sequence is MSAVASGPQDDRSALAREIAALAPWFHNIAIDGVATAPDHFLGDYPAVKWARFAHAIPQDLTGRSVLDIGCNGGFYSLEMKRRGAARVLGLDSDEHYLAQGRFAAARLGLDVEFRILSVYDVGALAERFDVVLFMGVLYHLRHPLLALDLIREHVAADLFVFQSMLRGSPAVEPLAEDYDFWEMDQFERPGYPRLHFVEREYAHDWTNWWIPNRAGIEAMLRASGFRIESRPEAEVYICRSAPLPYAPGAVYPARAAEGGR, encoded by the coding sequence TAGCGGCGCTCGCGCCCTGGTTCCACAACATCGCGATCGACGGCGTCGCGACCGCGCCCGACCACTTCCTCGGCGACTACCCGGCGGTGAAGTGGGCCCGCTTCGCGCACGCGATCCCGCAGGACCTCACCGGCCGCAGCGTGCTCGACATCGGCTGCAACGGCGGCTTCTACAGCCTGGAGATGAAGCGGCGCGGCGCCGCCCGCGTGCTCGGGCTCGATTCCGACGAGCATTACCTCGCGCAAGGCCGCTTCGCCGCCGCGCGCCTCGGGCTCGACGTCGAGTTCCGTATCCTCTCCGTCTACGATGTCGGGGCGCTGGCCGAGCGCTTCGACGTGGTGCTGTTCATGGGGGTGCTCTACCACCTGCGCCACCCGCTGCTGGCCCTCGACCTGATCCGCGAGCACGTCGCGGCCGACCTCTTCGTGTTCCAGTCGATGCTGCGCGGCTCGCCCGCGGTCGAGCCGCTGGCGGAGGATTACGACTTCTGGGAGATGGACCAGTTCGAGCGGCCCGGTTACCCGCGGCTGCACTTCGTCGAGCGCGAATACGCGCACGACTGGACGAACTGGTGGATCCCCAACCGCGCCGGCATCGAGGCGATGCTGCGGGCCTCAGGGTTCCGCATCGAGAGCCGGCCCGAGGCCGAGGTCTATATCTGCCGCAGCGCCCCGCTCCCCTACGCACCGGGGGCGGTCTATCCGGCACGCGCTGCCGAGGGGGGCCGATGA